In one window of Pristiophorus japonicus isolate sPriJap1 chromosome 9, sPriJap1.hap1, whole genome shotgun sequence DNA:
- the LOC139274115 gene encoding epidermal differentiation-specific protein-like, which yields MTGRIILFENPNFVGPAYCFRDKLNNLADVSWSDRAQSLTVQGKHWVAYTDMEQEGEGLRGKGEFVVYGEGDHVLSDKMKERIKFLRLVTEALDVRKIELYQHTDYKGRKHIAQNDETDLKNSKFDNMASSHKVTGGVWILYDGPHFTGDCFIAFKGDDIQDYGKYKYNDKVSSLQPLNSDDFILPKSAAENCADPATEELSRPNAGPSAPNSALPSTD from the coding sequence ATGACCGGCAGGATTATCCTGTTCGAGAATCCCAACTTTGTCGGCCCTGCGTACTGCTTTAGGGACAAACTGAATAACCTTGCGGATGTTTCGTGGAGTGACCGTGCTCAATCCCTGACGGTGCAAGGCAAACACTGGGTTGCATACACGGATATGGAGCAAGAAGGAGAGGGACTCCGTGGTAAGGGAGAATTCGTGGTTTATGGAGAAGGGGACCATGTGCTGTCTGACAAGATGAAGGAACGGATCAAATTCTTGCGCCTGGTGACAGAAGCGCTAGATGTGAGAAAGATTGAACTGTACCAACACACTGATTATAAAGGTAGGAAGCACATTGCCCAGAATGATGAAACAGACCTGAAAAATTCTAAGTTCGACAATATGGCCTCGTCCCACAAGGTGACGGGAGGCGTGTGGATCCTATACGACGGTCCCCATTTCACAGGCGATTGTTTCATCGCCTTTAAAGGTGACGACATCCAAGACTACGGAAAATATAAATACAATGACAAGGTGTCTTCACTGCAACCCTTAAACAGCGACGATTTTATTCTGCCAAAATCAGCTGCGGAAAACTGTGCAGACCCAGCCACCGAAGAGTTGAGCAGACCCAACGCCGGGCCCTCTGCTCCGAATTCTGCCCTCCCCTCTACTGATTGA